Proteins from a genomic interval of Oceanispirochaeta crateris:
- a CDS encoding ABC-F family ATP-binding cassette domain-containing protein produces MSAFVQLSGISLAFGNRDILKNIHLNLSHASRVALAGANGSGKTTFMKVICGEVEADGGDRSQSRNARIGYLPQSGLRFRDRSLREEVEQAYIHIKDLEKEREELAERLAHPDLSEKAMENLAERHHEVQEQITASGYYEREAMIYRVLLGLGFQAEDLERETSTFSGGWQMRIALARILLEMPDILLLDEPTNYLDLEARDWLEEFLQKFPGGVLVVSHDRYFLDQVTKETAELFQGSLKIYKGNYSAYEARRKMELEQLEAAWKLQQEEIARLEDFIRRFRYSATKAAQAQSRVKMLEKMERIELPTSMQRMHFHFPPPPHSGRKVMSLEAVGKSYGDHQVLKDINLEITKGDRLNLAGVNGAGKSTLMRIISGQDKDFTGKLRLGTDVKIGYFSQDQELVLDPNKSVLETLEADAPTELIPKLRGMLGSFLFSDDDIYKKCAVLSGGEKNRLALLKLLLEPVNLLVMDEPTNHLDLASKDVLLDAMKGYEGTLIFVSHDRYFIEQLAASVMELTPGKAEYFDGDYAYYRWKKESTAQQDNPAKAAPGEVPQGSKPSNNEGAAKLSREEEKRRKAEVRRLERLEAQLTEDLEACEADLLKAQEELGLPEVYSDAEKAKAVSQKISVLEERQNEISEAWEKAAEELTALI; encoded by the coding sequence TTGAGTGCTTTTGTACAGTTAAGCGGAATTTCTCTGGCCTTCGGGAACAGGGACATCCTGAAAAATATTCATTTGAACCTCTCCCATGCCTCACGGGTAGCTCTGGCAGGAGCCAACGGAAGCGGCAAGACGACCTTTATGAAGGTGATTTGCGGAGAAGTTGAGGCCGATGGGGGTGACCGTTCCCAGAGCCGGAATGCCCGGATAGGCTACCTTCCCCAGTCGGGACTCCGTTTTCGTGATAGAAGCCTCAGAGAAGAGGTGGAACAGGCCTATATTCATATCAAGGATCTAGAAAAAGAGAGAGAGGAGCTGGCAGAACGTCTGGCTCATCCCGATTTGAGCGAAAAAGCCATGGAAAATCTGGCCGAAAGGCACCATGAGGTTCAGGAACAGATTACCGCCAGCGGTTATTACGAGAGAGAGGCCATGATTTACAGGGTTCTTCTGGGTCTGGGCTTTCAGGCGGAAGATCTGGAGAGGGAAACCTCCACTTTTTCAGGCGGATGGCAGATGCGGATAGCCCTGGCCCGGATTCTCCTTGAAATGCCCGATATCCTCCTTTTAGACGAACCGACCAACTATCTGGATCTGGAAGCCAGGGATTGGCTGGAGGAGTTCCTTCAGAAATTCCCCGGAGGGGTCCTTGTGGTCTCCCATGACCGCTACTTTCTGGACCAGGTAACCAAAGAAACTGCCGAGCTTTTTCAGGGAAGCCTGAAAATTTACAAGGGAAACTATTCGGCCTATGAGGCCCGCCGCAAGATGGAGCTGGAACAGCTCGAAGCGGCCTGGAAACTCCAGCAGGAAGAGATAGCCCGCCTTGAAGATTTTATCCGGAGATTCCGCTATTCCGCAACCAAGGCGGCCCAGGCTCAGAGCCGGGTCAAGATGCTGGAAAAAATGGAAAGAATAGAGCTGCCCACATCCATGCAGAGGATGCACTTCCACTTTCCTCCCCCTCCCCACTCGGGGCGAAAGGTCATGAGCCTGGAAGCTGTGGGGAAGTCCTACGGTGATCATCAGGTCTTAAAGGATATCAATCTGGAAATTACCAAGGGAGACAGACTGAACCTGGCCGGTGTGAACGGTGCGGGAAAGTCCACCCTCATGCGGATCATCAGCGGTCAGGACAAGGATTTTACAGGGAAACTCCGTTTGGGTACGGATGTGAAGATTGGATATTTCTCCCAGGACCAGGAACTGGTTTTAGACCCCAATAAGAGTGTGCTGGAAACTCTGGAAGCCGATGCCCCCACGGAACTGATCCCCAAACTCCGGGGTATGCTGGGCTCTTTTCTGTTCTCCGATGATGATATTTACAAAAAATGCGCCGTTTTGAGCGGGGGTGAGAAAAACCGTCTGGCCCTGCTGAAGCTCCTCCTGGAACCGGTGAACCTCCTGGTAATGGATGAGCCGACAAACCACCTTGACCTGGCATCCAAGGATGTTCTGCTGGATGCCATGAAGGGCTATGAGGGCACACTGATTTTCGTATCCCATGACCGTTACTTTATTGAACAGCTGGCAGCGTCTGTGATGGAACTGACTCCCGGCAAAGCTGAGTACTTTGACGGAGACTACGCCTACTACCGCTGGAAAAAAGAGTCCACCGCCCAGCAAGATAACCCGGCAAAGGCGGCTCCCGGGGAGGTACCCCAGGGGTCCAAACCTTCAAACAACGAGGGTGCTGCCAAACTAAGCAGAGAAGAAGAAAAGCGTAGAAAAGCCGAAGTTCGCCGGCTGGAGCGTCTGGAAGCCCAGCTCACAGAGGACCTGGAGGCTTGCGAGGCGGATCTGCTGAAGGCTCAAGAAGAGCTTGGCCTACCCGAGGTCTATTCCGATGCGGAGAAGGCCAAGGCGGTGAGTCAGAAAATAAGCGTCCTCGAGGAACGTCAGAATGAAATTTCCGAGGCCTGGGAAAAAGCGGCCGAAGAATTGACCGCTCTGATTTGA
- a CDS encoding SH3 domain-containing protein, producing MMMTKYSRRLLVLLIIITAMTLSCSRKIGYGVVLWSDQDGLPTGALTEVLEESRIRKSYILQIKGTKERFEIPVWRVRFFEKNSEAIEFAAGYEEYVSVFAYANKQGLPMRERPDASSERVYKLRENQEIKVLDRGELEEVGRFEGHWYTILTDDGVTGYVFDALLTVYSLNDQQEMVVQNERDQSDPLLDAFFSTTWRPDTYQDMISRRQVDLALFRPEYGLFPDLENKTITLKTIDKELVSSFDKVTRIGSNRYDLGGSSFRITINSEYFISVQYKYDGLEYSMAFIRLSEDVDTIITKEMNRRTALLQEFIDRGPEMSSQAYGTILFENGGRFTWIDKSALISQQVLSVSAGNSGYVSFRNFPSEQIRSRYDGVITFNFESGETADFLYTMRDAGASLLYVDDRYIVERVVTNDQFFSPIQMFFNFPDKISSAPSSSGNEDQEDSVGSDGEDIPTTEEPIEGAG from the coding sequence ATGATGATGACAAAATACAGCCGCAGACTCCTGGTTCTGCTTATAATAATAACGGCGATGACTCTCTCCTGTTCCCGCAAGATCGGCTACGGAGTGGTCCTTTGGTCAGACCAGGACGGCCTGCCCACGGGGGCTTTGACCGAGGTTTTGGAGGAGTCAAGGATCAGAAAAAGCTATATCCTGCAAATCAAGGGAACGAAAGAACGCTTTGAGATTCCCGTGTGGCGTGTCCGTTTTTTTGAAAAGAATTCGGAAGCCATTGAGTTTGCAGCCGGGTATGAGGAATATGTTTCTGTTTTTGCCTATGCCAATAAACAGGGGCTTCCCATGAGGGAGCGTCCCGATGCTTCCAGCGAAAGAGTTTATAAGTTGAGGGAGAATCAGGAGATAAAGGTCTTGGACCGGGGAGAGCTGGAAGAAGTGGGCCGTTTTGAGGGGCACTGGTATACCATACTCACCGACGACGGTGTGACAGGTTATGTGTTTGATGCTCTTTTGACGGTATACAGCCTCAATGATCAGCAGGAGATGGTGGTTCAGAATGAGCGGGATCAGAGTGACCCCCTTCTGGATGCTTTTTTCTCCACCACATGGCGTCCCGATACCTATCAGGATATGATCAGCCGCCGCCAGGTAGACTTGGCCCTGTTCCGTCCCGAATACGGCCTGTTTCCTGATTTGGAGAACAAGACAATCACCTTGAAGACCATAGATAAGGAGCTTGTCTCGTCCTTTGACAAGGTGACCCGCATCGGATCTAACCGCTACGACCTTGGTGGCAGCAGTTTCCGCATTACCATCAACTCCGAATATTTTATAAGTGTCCAGTACAAATATGATGGGCTGGAGTACAGCATGGCCTTTATCAGACTCTCGGAAGATGTGGATACCATCATCACCAAGGAAATGAACCGGCGGACCGCTCTACTTCAGGAATTCATTGACAGGGGTCCTGAGATGTCCAGCCAGGCCTACGGTACGATTTTGTTTGAAAACGGGGGCCGTTTTACCTGGATTGACAAGTCGGCCCTTATCAGTCAGCAGGTCTTATCCGTTTCGGCTGGAAACAGCGGCTATGTGAGTTTCAGGAACTTCCCTTCCGAGCAGATCAGAAGCCGCTACGATGGTGTGATCACCTTTAACTTCGAATCGGGAGAGACCGCCGATTTTCTTTACACCATGAGAGATGCCGGTGCGAGTCTTCTCTACGTGGATGACCGCTATATTGTGGAGAGAGTGGTTACAAACGACCAGTTTTTCAGCCCGATCCAGATGTTTTTTAACTTCCCCGACAAGATTTCCTCCGCTCCATCCAGTTCTGGAAATGAAGACCAGGAGGATTCTGTAGGTTCGGATGGAGAGGATATTCCAACAACGGAAGAACCCATAGAAGGGGCGGGCTGA
- a CDS encoding ROK family protein, with protein sequence MNTDQYYAALDIGAGRGAKIAFFNSKGKIASESLFGVEDYCLEFSEFADTLARKIKDALPPHGKMLSMGISSAGILSSDGGFQLFANCARYNGHNIRKAMEEAFDIPVAIDNDANTGALAEWSVLKMELLYWVFGGGWGGAWVSEDGQVLHPAHDWDGRDSSLHYTNEPGYAIPLSKHRLRLLFLEVGASYELFEQHLIEDPDLPESVLLGPGGCPDSLRAEVILSGPGRCRLFRALVGDDTFYERFLDIHELNQINDPSIAGKHISKLSNMRVESAVNTDRLYGKILAEAARIMFKAGAADGLRGDLPIFLGGKPSYALPYFGPSCQRVLGKMGIMSYLRPSVLDEKNLNANLVGASVLARRAYETR encoded by the coding sequence ATGAATACAGATCAATACTATGCCGCCCTGGACATTGGAGCCGGGCGGGGTGCCAAGATAGCCTTTTTCAACAGCAAGGGGAAAATCGCCTCGGAATCGCTCTTTGGTGTGGAGGATTACTGCCTCGAATTTTCAGAATTTGCCGACACTCTGGCAAGGAAAATCAAAGACGCCCTTCCACCCCATGGAAAAATGCTGTCCATGGGCATCTCATCCGCGGGGATACTCAGCTCCGATGGAGGATTTCAGCTCTTTGCCAATTGTGCGCGTTATAACGGACATAACATCCGCAAGGCCATGGAAGAGGCCTTTGACATACCCGTTGCCATAGACAATGACGCCAACACGGGGGCTCTGGCGGAGTGGTCTGTTCTGAAAATGGAGCTCCTTTACTGGGTTTTCGGAGGCGGCTGGGGGGGAGCCTGGGTCAGCGAAGATGGGCAGGTCCTCCATCCCGCTCATGACTGGGACGGCCGGGACTCCTCCCTCCATTACACCAACGAACCTGGGTATGCCATCCCCCTGTCCAAGCACAGGCTCAGACTCCTTTTTCTGGAAGTCGGCGCCTCATACGAACTGTTTGAACAGCACCTCATCGAAGACCCCGATCTTCCCGAATCGGTACTCCTGGGGCCAGGAGGCTGTCCAGACAGTCTCCGGGCGGAGGTCATACTCTCAGGTCCCGGCCGCTGCCGCCTGTTCCGCGCGCTTGTGGGGGACGACACCTTCTATGAGCGCTTTTTGGACATCCATGAGCTAAACCAGATCAACGATCCCAGCATCGCGGGGAAACACATCAGCAAACTTTCCAATATGAGAGTAGAATCGGCGGTCAATACGGACAGGCTCTATGGGAAAATCCTGGCAGAAGCGGCGAGGATCATGTTCAAAGCAGGAGCTGCAGACGGTTTGAGAGGAGACCTTCCCATCTTTTTGGGGGGCAAACCCAGCTATGCCCTCCCATACTTCGGCCCCTCCTGTCAGAGGGTCTTGGGAAAAATGGGGATTATGAGCTACCTCAGGCCTTCGGTTTTAGATGAAAAGAATCTCAATGCCAACCTGGTGGGAGCCTCGGTTTTAGCCAGGAGAGCCTATGAGACCCGGTGA
- a CDS encoding ankyrin repeat domain-containing protein produces the protein MIKKTISSILLTTVLITLFGACASSQVKAARRGDLESLQEFLDDGGNINESEKDGITLLMYAAQNGQNEAISFLLNRGATISLRDSRGYTAFLYAVTSRYESSAELLLSRGAAVNHLLSTGDSALILASGSENLSMVKMLLARGADLNQSNNSGWSALTIALSKDAQRASNLSELTRHLISKNAKLSIHSDVVSKIAFSAAASGNVDVINYLLDLGFDREVKDSAGWSLLMKSLYQSAAGGEGPNPVALLLMEYGALPEGGSTQGAEIAFTAAENGAPEILEILMAYGLSPIIRDDQSNTLLMAGIKHPDVVKLMLDKNISVNEKNQQSMTALLLASQLNQKDSLTLLILAGADLNQSDATGRNALFYTARLKDVEMSRKLLVAGISVYAVDKNGNTALHAASEAGVPDTVRLLLTAGIYVDSSNAQGETPLMASARNPQYADEIRQILITAGAKVPVEEVAPVVKPVHIEKTPVQETPVATPIAVPVVDPTESQETSTELSIRYGWPSINPSAVQGWNNSDKLAGYALLKIGSAGSSGWFYQNQIQIPMKGVNADSFKQNLSSVVAPGGDCRALLTLPTKKGNALVAEIMAVPDQNGRVVLYFDSFSYEK, from the coding sequence ATGATCAAAAAAACTATTTCATCAATTCTGTTAACAACAGTTCTAATAACACTCTTTGGAGCTTGTGCCAGCTCGCAGGTCAAGGCTGCCCGCCGGGGAGACCTTGAGTCACTTCAGGAATTTCTGGATGACGGCGGCAATATCAATGAAAGTGAAAAAGACGGTATCACCCTGCTCATGTATGCCGCACAAAATGGACAAAATGAGGCAATCAGCTTTTTGCTAAACAGGGGAGCCACGATCAGTCTGAGAGACAGCAGAGGCTATACGGCCTTCCTCTATGCTGTTACATCCCGGTATGAATCTTCAGCGGAGCTTCTGCTCAGCCGAGGGGCCGCCGTGAATCATCTTCTTTCAACGGGAGATTCCGCCCTGATTTTAGCCTCGGGGAGCGAAAACCTGAGCATGGTCAAGATGCTTCTGGCTAGAGGTGCCGATTTGAATCAAAGCAATAACAGCGGCTGGTCCGCTCTGACTATTGCCCTGAGTAAGGACGCCCAAAGAGCCTCCAACCTCAGCGAACTCACCAGACATCTAATCAGCAAAAACGCAAAGCTCTCAATACACTCGGATGTTGTCTCCAAAATCGCCTTCTCGGCGGCTGCCTCTGGCAATGTGGATGTTATAAACTACCTTTTAGACCTTGGATTTGACCGGGAAGTCAAAGACTCCGCCGGCTGGTCTCTCCTTATGAAATCCCTGTATCAATCGGCCGCCGGGGGAGAGGGACCCAACCCGGTAGCCCTGCTCTTGATGGAGTATGGAGCCCTCCCCGAAGGCGGCAGTACTCAGGGGGCCGAAATCGCCTTTACTGCTGCAGAAAATGGAGCCCCGGAGATCCTTGAAATCCTCATGGCTTATGGTCTATCCCCCATTATCCGGGACGATCAGAGCAATACTCTTTTGATGGCCGGCATCAAACACCCCGATGTTGTAAAGCTGATGCTTGATAAAAATATCTCTGTGAATGAGAAAAATCAGCAGTCCATGACGGCGCTTTTACTGGCCTCTCAGCTCAATCAAAAGGACTCTCTCACCCTGTTGATCCTGGCTGGGGCCGATCTGAACCAAAGTGACGCAACGGGGCGGAATGCCCTGTTTTACACAGCCCGTTTGAAGGACGTGGAAATGAGCCGCAAATTGCTGGTGGCCGGTATTTCTGTTTATGCCGTGGATAAAAACGGAAACACAGCCCTCCATGCTGCCAGTGAAGCTGGGGTACCCGACACGGTGCGCCTCCTTCTCACCGCGGGTATCTATGTGGACAGTAGTAATGCCCAGGGGGAAACTCCTCTTATGGCTTCTGCCAGGAACCCGCAGTATGCCGATGAAATCAGGCAGATCCTGATCACCGCAGGAGCGAAAGTGCCCGTTGAGGAAGTGGCCCCCGTAGTCAAACCGGTTCACATCGAGAAAACCCCGGTACAGGAAACACCCGTTGCAACTCCCATAGCGGTTCCTGTGGTTGATCCCACAGAATCCCAGGAAACTTCAACAGAGTTGAGCATACGATACGGCTGGCCCTCCATTAATCCTTCTGCTGTGCAAGGCTGGAATAACAGCGATAAACTTGCCGGTTATGCCCTCCTCAAGATCGGTTCTGCCGGCAGTTCCGGTTGGTTTTACCAGAATCAGATACAGATCCCCATGAAAGGGGTTAATGCCGACAGTTTTAAGCAGAACCTCTCTTCTGTTGTCGCCCCAGGCGGGGACTGCCGGGCCCTTCTGACTCTTCCCACCAAAAAGGGAAATGCCCTGGTGGCAGAGATCATGGCTGTACCCGATCAAAATGGGAGAGTCGTGCTGTATTTTGATAGCTTCAGCTATGAGAAATAA
- the galU gene encoding UTP--glucose-1-phosphate uridylyltransferase GalU, translating to MMIKKAVIPAAGYGTRFLPATKSQPKEMLPLVDTPTIQYVVQEAVDSGIKDILMIIGRGKRSVEEHFSRNFELEYQLREKNKQEELDLIQTVPDDVKIHFVWQHDQLGLGHAISCAKDHVGNEPFAVLLGDTVLEAAAGAPPVTRQLMDVYEQYEEAVLALEEVPREKVSRYGVISGLIKRDNVYLVDGLVEKPSVEDAPSNLVIASRYVLPPEIFSALETTLPGKNNEIQLTDALKMLLADGPIYGCKFHGIRHDMGNKLDFIKTTIHYGLRHPEFGKELKAWLKDLDLN from the coding sequence ATGATGATTAAAAAAGCTGTGATTCCAGCAGCGGGTTATGGAACCCGATTTCTGCCGGCCACCAAAAGCCAGCCCAAAGAGATGCTCCCCCTTGTAGACACCCCCACCATCCAGTATGTGGTGCAGGAGGCTGTGGATTCGGGGATTAAAGATATCCTGATGATCATAGGCCGGGGAAAACGCTCTGTGGAAGAGCACTTTTCCCGGAACTTCGAGTTGGAGTATCAGCTGAGAGAAAAAAATAAACAGGAAGAGCTGGATCTGATTCAGACCGTCCCCGATGACGTGAAGATTCACTTTGTCTGGCAACATGACCAGCTAGGCCTGGGACACGCCATCAGCTGCGCCAAGGATCATGTGGGGAATGAGCCCTTTGCGGTCCTGTTAGGGGATACCGTACTGGAAGCCGCCGCTGGAGCTCCTCCGGTGACCCGGCAGTTGATGGATGTGTACGAACAATATGAAGAAGCCGTGCTGGCCCTGGAAGAGGTACCCCGGGAGAAGGTAAGCCGCTATGGTGTGATCAGCGGTTTGATCAAAAGAGACAATGTCTATTTGGTGGACGGCCTCGTTGAGAAGCCCTCCGTTGAGGATGCCCCGTCAAACCTGGTGATTGCCAGCCGTTATGTTCTTCCTCCCGAGATATTCAGTGCCCTGGAAACGACTCTTCCGGGAAAAAATAACGAGATTCAGCTCACCGACGCCCTAAAGATGCTTTTGGCAGACGGCCCTATCTACGGCTGCAAGTTTCACGGGATTCGCCATGACATGGGGAACAAGCTGGATTTTATCAAGACCACCATCCACTACGGCCTGCGCCATCCCGAGTTCGGGAAGGAGCTGAAGGCCTGGCTGAAGGATCTGGATCTGAACTGA
- a CDS encoding mevalonate kinase family protein yields the protein MIHKTRAYPRAALIGNPSDGYFGKTIAFTFNNFHTDVTLYDSEELEILPARRDQSRFSSLDRLAHDVDQYGYYGGIRLIKASLKKFHTWCKDHNLNLHTRNFTIRYHSNIPAHLGLAGSSAIITACMRALMAFYKVDIPDFFLANLVLSVETEELGIGAGLQDRVAQSYNGMIHMDFDRVLMEQRGYGNYTPLNIENQPSYYIAYNTASAEGTELFHNNLRYRWENGDKEIIDAMKGFARLTDEFKEALESGHKEDLHRIINANFDLRHRVMKLNPLHVKMVETARRGGASAKFTGSGGALIGIYEGEDGYRRLKEALEPLGCVVFKPEIVIQKENQ from the coding sequence ATGATTCATAAAACCCGTGCCTACCCCCGGGCGGCCCTGATAGGGAACCCCTCAGACGGCTATTTCGGCAAAACCATTGCCTTCACCTTCAATAATTTTCATACGGATGTGACCCTCTACGATTCTGAAGAACTGGAGATACTACCTGCCAGAAGAGACCAGTCCCGTTTTTCATCTTTGGACAGGCTTGCCCATGATGTGGATCAGTACGGCTATTACGGCGGCATCCGCCTGATCAAGGCTTCCCTTAAGAAGTTTCATACCTGGTGTAAGGACCACAACCTGAACCTGCATACAAGAAACTTTACCATCCGTTACCACAGCAATATCCCCGCCCACCTCGGCCTGGCCGGGTCCAGCGCCATCATCACGGCGTGTATGCGGGCTCTCATGGCTTTTTACAAGGTAGACATACCCGATTTTTTTCTGGCAAACCTGGTTTTGTCCGTAGAGACCGAAGAACTGGGCATTGGTGCCGGTCTGCAGGACAGGGTGGCCCAGAGCTATAACGGCATGATCCACATGGACTTTGACAGGGTCCTTATGGAACAAAGGGGCTACGGCAACTACACTCCCCTGAATATAGAAAACCAGCCCTCTTATTACATTGCCTACAACACGGCCTCTGCCGAGGGAACCGAGCTGTTCCACAACAATCTCCGCTACCGATGGGAGAATGGTGATAAGGAAATTATTGATGCCATGAAAGGCTTTGCCCGCCTCACCGATGAATTCAAAGAGGCCCTGGAATCGGGACACAAAGAGGATCTGCACAGGATTATAAATGCCAATTTTGACCTGCGCCACAGGGTCATGAAACTGAACCCCCTCCATGTGAAGATGGTGGAAACAGCCCGCCGTGGAGGAGCCTCAGCCAAATTCACGGGTTCAGGCGGTGCCTTGATTGGAATTTACGAGGGAGAGGATGGATACCGCAGACTGAAAGAAGCCCTTGAACCCCTGGGCTGCGTTGTATTTAAACCGGAAATAGTGATACAAAAGGAAAACCAATGA
- a CDS encoding helix-turn-helix domain-containing protein translates to MYLTQAETARGAGLLPKTVSLLENDPQRSSVGNLFKLLSFLNREVQLLNKEGPTGKVPFEKTRL, encoded by the coding sequence ATATACCTTACCCAGGCCGAGACAGCCCGTGGCGCTGGTTTATTGCCTAAAACAGTGTCTCTTCTGGAAAATGATCCCCAGCGAAGTAGTGTTGGCAATTTATTCAAACTTCTTTCTTTTTTAAATAGAGAAGTACAACTCCTTAATAAAGAGGGGCCAACCGGTAAAGTGCCCTTTGAAAAAACAAGACTCTAA
- a CDS encoding sugar phosphate isomerase, protein MNNSDYNLFASDQDLQEMAKEKAAAFIREETQFHLGFLPTEQAHPYTLDLSDVIQSDTRAGLRLMLDVDRDIPSVARRVFLSGSFAELCLAFEKAARDNRRVCFTGCGSTGRLSMILEEMWRQFWEDRAGVSPGDTVRLKDADGNLKDENLIKADLGCSIMTGGDRALIRAVENFEDYEAFGARQVEELDLQQGDLLVAITEGGETSSVLGTLREAQRRGCKVFLTFNNPASLLKENLERCRSAIESDDVTVLDLYTGAMALTGSTRMQATTMEMLVIGTAMEIGLNRCLTAKPSIQINTQIALKNADLFSLLIKDLCGPESLLGMAHWAEEEMCLYKADGRITYLAEEYLLDIFSDTTERSPTFMLPPFRPSDDTESPVSWAFAKDPAHNSSEAWIHMLRRLPRGLNWTRQDYIRMGAPEYAGEVVPSLDRDEINRYLIGREKDTSRTDCAESLFLRVFVDSYPGTVKSGEKNLVVGTITKTAGSVQADYEVPLNLAESPVNLWQHLAVKLIFNTVSTGSMAMMGRVKQNWMIQVDTTNKKLVDRGCRIISQIVGIPYEEACRELHLSLLARERFVSQGGQTILSPVVAALQRRGMM, encoded by the coding sequence ATGAACAATTCCGATTACAATCTATTTGCCTCAGATCAGGATCTGCAGGAAATGGCCAAAGAAAAGGCGGCCGCTTTCATAAGAGAAGAGACACAGTTTCATCTGGGGTTTCTCCCCACAGAGCAAGCTCACCCCTACACCCTGGATCTGAGTGATGTCATACAGAGCGACACAAGGGCGGGACTGCGACTGATGCTGGACGTGGACAGGGACATTCCCTCTGTTGCCCGCAGGGTATTTTTAAGCGGGTCCTTTGCAGAACTCTGCCTGGCCTTTGAAAAGGCTGCCCGGGACAATAGGAGAGTCTGTTTTACAGGCTGCGGCAGCACCGGACGTTTGAGCATGATACTGGAAGAGATGTGGCGTCAGTTCTGGGAAGACCGAGCGGGGGTTTCCCCGGGAGACACGGTTCGCCTCAAGGATGCCGACGGGAATCTGAAGGATGAGAATCTGATAAAGGCAGACCTGGGCTGCAGCATTATGACCGGAGGCGACAGAGCCCTGATAAGAGCCGTAGAAAATTTTGAAGACTACGAGGCCTTCGGAGCCCGGCAGGTGGAGGAGCTGGATCTGCAGCAAGGCGATCTTTTGGTAGCCATCACCGAGGGTGGAGAAACTTCATCCGTTCTGGGAACCTTAAGAGAAGCTCAGAGGCGGGGATGCAAAGTTTTTCTGACTTTCAATAACCCGGCATCTCTCCTAAAGGAGAATCTGGAACGCTGCCGCAGCGCTATAGAATCCGATGATGTGACTGTACTGGATCTCTATACGGGGGCAATGGCCTTAACCGGATCTACCCGGATGCAGGCTACCACCATGGAAATGCTTGTGATTGGTACGGCCATGGAAATTGGATTGAACCGTTGTCTGACTGCCAAGCCTTCAATACAAATAAACACGCAGATTGCTCTGAAAAATGCCGATTTATTCTCTCTTCTCATTAAGGATCTCTGCGGTCCAGAATCCCTTTTAGGAATGGCCCACTGGGCGGAAGAGGAGATGTGCCTCTATAAGGCTGATGGCAGAATCACCTACCTGGCGGAGGAATATCTACTGGATATCTTCAGCGATACCACAGAACGCTCCCCTACCTTTATGCTGCCCCCTTTTCGGCCCTCGGATGATACAGAGTCCCCCGTGTCCTGGGCCTTTGCCAAAGATCCCGCCCACAACAGCAGTGAAGCCTGGATTCATATGCTCCGCCGCCTTCCCCGGGGGCTCAACTGGACCCGCCAGGACTATATTAGGATGGGAGCCCCCGAATATGCGGGAGAAGTGGTTCCTTCCCTGGACAGAGATGAGATTAACCGCTATCTGATCGGCAGGGAAAAGGATACCAGCCGGACGGATTGCGCTGAGAGTCTTTTTTTGCGTGTTTTTGTTGATAGCTATCCCGGAACCGTTAAGTCGGGAGAAAAAAACCTTGTTGTCGGTACAATCACGAAGACAGCAGGATCAGTCCAGGCGGATTATGAAGTTCCCCTGAACCTGGCGGAGAGCCCGGTGAATCTGTGGCAGCATCTGGCGGTCAAACTAATATTTAACACGGTCAGCACAGGGTCTATGGCCATGATGGGACGGGTCAAACAGAATTGGATGATTCAGGTGGATACGACGAACAAAAAGCTTGTAGACCGGGGCTGCCGTATTATTTCACAGATTGTAGGCATTCCCTACGAGGAGGCCTGCCGGGAATTGCACCTTTCTTTGCTAGCCAGGGAACGCTTTGTGTCCCAGGGGGGACAAACAATTCTATCGCCGGTTGTAGCAGCATTGCAGCGGCGAGGAATGATGTAA